The following are encoded together in the Pseudodesulfovibrio indicus genome:
- a CDS encoding DUF4435 domain-containing protein, translating into MLRETDYGKALRQFIDKKDNQTLHCFYEGKNDDLYYDVRVIFSTGYKEISTYSCGNRDGVLKALERLAVNSVNNKRLLLFFVDHDFIAPATKHDLLFVTPCYSIENLYISPDVISRVLNKSQLPSKATAKAIRLYKDMLAKFCEAAREWNAWLKAMRLFEHNEDIKKFTVRDSLIKSSLKIQHGTICFHSPIQSPPKQTVQVAPAIADSIEECLDELEEIDECRWGRGKLFHIFIAQFFQILKSDLCKKQGIFKHDNEGTIDPPSFDTVIRKWSIFADTPKELKQFLDMANEKLREISSARNTL; encoded by the coding sequence ATGTTGCGTGAAACCGATTACGGGAAAGCGCTTCGGCAATTCATAGACAAAAAAGACAATCAAACTTTACATTGCTTTTATGAAGGGAAAAATGACGATCTATACTACGATGTTAGAGTTATTTTCTCTACAGGGTACAAAGAAATATCTACGTATTCATGTGGAAATCGCGATGGTGTCTTAAAAGCTTTAGAACGTCTTGCCGTAAATTCTGTAAACAATAAAAGGCTACTCCTATTTTTCGTAGACCATGACTTTATTGCCCCGGCAACAAAACACGACCTCCTCTTCGTCACCCCCTGCTATTCGATAGAAAACTTATACATCTCACCAGATGTTATTTCGAGAGTGCTAAACAAATCCCAACTGCCATCTAAAGCAACAGCCAAGGCGATACGTTTATACAAAGATATGCTTGCTAAATTTTGTGAAGCTGCTCGCGAATGGAATGCTTGGCTTAAGGCCATGCGACTGTTCGAACACAACGAGGATATTAAAAAATTCACCGTTCGAGACTCACTGATAAAAAGCAGTCTTAAAATCCAACATGGAACCATTTGTTTTCACAGCCCCATTCAATCTCCCCCGAAACAAACAGTCCAGGTAGCTCCGGCAATAGCAGATTCTATTGAGGAATGCCTGGATGAACTGGAAGAAATTGATGAATGCCGGTGGGGACGAGGTAAGCTCTTTCATATCTTCATCGCTCAATTCTTCCAAATACTCAAATCAGACCTTTGCAAAAAACAAGGCATTTTTAAGCATGACAACGAGGGCACAATTGATCCGCCAAGTTTTGATACTGTAATACGAAAATGGTCTATCTTCGCAGATACTCCCAAGGAACTGAAACAATTTTTAGATATGGCTAACGAAAAACTACGGGAAATCAGTTCTGCGCGTAACACGTTATAA
- a CDS encoding AAA family ATPase, with protein MEESLATSLRAMKDKNPVASISIDGLFGTKSYELPMEDGIHIFVGENGSGKTTVVRLIRALISGDRKELLKFRFNKAVITFKDGTIFETRQSDLIDKPVDHTQRLDLLHALKERMSAKDYTRTRSYLMYRTAKEFKATTKYKKLIDKYSSWLSVFVDEYYSTIGSTDIYRSKAGKKVIRELNESLLPLPTSRIIEPWGTRFDSTPRMIMEKELDEEKTTGMGKVQKYIDDCLGMMKSHAVEGLSNVASRMINNLTSQSAPSEEKPELLQANVKYLLERVGRGVSDEVKTTILNKVKTGDLYESQNDSNLLELLNALMDAYKNSIDGHIKMKKYASICSSYLFEKEAIYDDKELEFYVKHKDGDRIHLVDLSSGEKQILYLFSELLLGHRSNNILLFDEPDLSLSIEWQSRYLEDIIMTDSCSLIIAATHSPFIFDNSLVEYTNNISSFAK; from the coding sequence ATGGAAGAATCTTTAGCAACCTCACTCCGAGCTATGAAGGACAAAAACCCGGTTGCTTCAATAAGCATAGACGGTCTCTTCGGGACCAAGAGTTACGAACTCCCCATGGAGGATGGAATTCATATTTTTGTCGGGGAAAATGGCTCTGGGAAAACTACCGTTGTTCGGCTCATTCGTGCTTTAATAAGTGGAGACCGAAAAGAACTACTAAAATTTCGATTTAACAAAGCAGTAATCACGTTTAAAGATGGAACAATCTTTGAGACCAGGCAATCGGATCTTATAGATAAACCAGTTGACCACACCCAAAGGCTCGATTTGTTGCATGCCCTCAAAGAAAGGATGAGTGCTAAGGACTATACCAGAACACGCTCATATTTAATGTACAGGACAGCAAAAGAATTTAAAGCCACGACTAAATATAAAAAACTAATAGATAAATATTCCTCATGGCTAAGCGTATTTGTTGATGAATATTACTCCACCATAGGATCAACGGACATCTATCGAAGTAAAGCAGGAAAAAAGGTAATTCGGGAGTTAAACGAAAGCCTCCTCCCTCTGCCGACCTCCCGAATTATTGAGCCTTGGGGAACAAGGTTCGACAGCACTCCCAGAATGATAATGGAAAAGGAACTTGATGAAGAAAAGACAACGGGCATGGGGAAAGTCCAGAAATACATAGACGACTGCTTAGGGATGATGAAATCTCATGCCGTAGAGGGACTATCCAATGTTGCAAGTAGGATGATCAACAACCTCACTTCCCAATCAGCACCAAGTGAAGAAAAACCGGAGTTGCTACAAGCCAACGTGAAATATCTTCTAGAACGAGTTGGCAGAGGCGTTAGCGATGAAGTAAAAACAACAATCCTGAACAAAGTAAAAACGGGCGATCTATACGAAAGTCAAAACGACTCCAACCTATTAGAATTGCTTAATGCATTAATGGATGCCTACAAAAATAGCATAGATGGACATATAAAGATGAAAAAGTATGCATCCATATGCAGTTCCTACCTATTTGAAAAGGAAGCCATTTATGACGACAAGGAATTAGAATTCTATGTCAAACATAAGGATGGAGACAGAATTCACCTTGTGGATTTATCGTCAGGAGAAAAACAAATATTATATCTTTTCTCTGAACTGCTGTTGGGACACAGAAGCAACAATATACTTCTTTTCGACGAACCTGATCTTTCACTTTCAATCGAATGGCAGAGTAGGTATCTAGAAGACATAATTATGACGGACAGCTGCTCGCTTATTATCGCCGCGACCCACTCACCGTTTATTTTTGACAATTCTCTTGTTGAGTATACCAACAATATATCTTCATTTGCCAAGTAA
- a CDS encoding nitroreductase family protein — protein MPNLDSPRPRHSQRAFGKQKFNVVKKRYLPRPNVSCGESFWSVVENRRTRREFESISIDFLASLLWYSAHPRKVRKDEQGFETQFRPPPSAGGLHPIEILVVRPDDSGWLPYVYDPKAHCLCQIGVDDAKVSSFVYDVEDVIPIQNGTILWLAANFEKTRAKYHNADSLVWRDAGVLIGHMALVAEALSLSYCPLGITGEPMVSELLSSTGLVGVGGAVIGEQVP, from the coding sequence ATGCCTAATCTCGATAGCCCTCGACCAAGACATAGCCAGCGAGCCTTTGGTAAGCAAAAGTTTAACGTTGTTAAAAAGAGATATCTCCCTCGCCCTAATGTTAGTTGTGGGGAAAGTTTTTGGAGTGTGGTTGAGAATAGGCGAACACGTCGCGAGTTTGAATCAATTTCAATTGATTTTCTCGCAAGTCTTTTGTGGTATTCTGCTCACCCCCGGAAGGTTCGAAAGGACGAGCAAGGATTCGAAACCCAATTCCGCCCACCCCCGTCTGCCGGTGGGCTGCACCCGATAGAGATATTAGTTGTGAGGCCAGACGATTCTGGCTGGCTCCCTTATGTCTACGATCCCAAAGCTCATTGCCTTTGCCAGATTGGAGTTGACGATGCGAAGGTTAGCTCATTCGTGTATGACGTGGAAGATGTGATACCGATTCAGAATGGAACCATTTTATGGCTCGCAGCCAACTTTGAGAAAACAAGGGCGAAGTATCACAATGCTGATAGCTTAGTATGGCGGGATGCGGGAGTGTTGATTGGACACATGGCGCTTGTCGCAGAAGCTCTCTCTCTTTCCTATTGTCCTTTAGGAATTACTGGTGAGCCTATGGTCTCAGAGTTGTTGTCATCAACTGGGCTAGTTGGAGTTGGAGGGGCCGTTATCGGCGAGCAGGTGCCTTAA
- the queD gene encoding 6-carboxytetrahydropterin synthase QueD — translation MDIYVTMTFDAAHKLPNVPDGHKCSRLHGHSFGVDIHVSGDISDATGWVVDFSDLKAIAAPVIGTLDHNYLNDIPGLDNPTSENIAIWIWDKLKDNLPGLSKVVVKETPSSGAIYSGKK, via the coding sequence ATGGATATCTACGTCACAATGACGTTTGATGCGGCCCACAAGCTCCCAAACGTCCCAGATGGTCACAAATGCTCAAGACTACATGGCCACTCATTTGGGGTTGATATCCATGTATCAGGAGACATTTCTGATGCCACAGGATGGGTCGTAGACTTCTCAGACCTCAAAGCAATCGCTGCACCGGTAATTGGAACTTTGGATCATAATTATCTAAATGACATCCCGGGGCTGGACAATCCCACGAGTGAGAATATCGCCATATGGATATGGGACAAGCTGAAAGACAACCTGCCCGGCTTGTCAAAAGTCGTCGTCAAAGAGACCCCATCGTCTGGAGCCATCTATTCAGGAAAGAAATAG
- the queE gene encoding 7-carboxy-7-deazaguanine synthase, which translates to MSFFIKEIFYTLQGEGHHSGRPAVLCRFSNCNLWSGKEKDRQTAICKFCDTDFLGTDGPGGGYYTAEEEVIATINSMVGSCLTPKPYIVFTGGEPALQLTNKMILEAKANGYETAIETNGTTDIPNGIDWITVSPKAGTRLVVTSGNELKLVWPQPGISIHHFEQYSFDHYYLQPKDGLTAKESTREVIDFCLRNPLWKLSIQTHKYIGIR; encoded by the coding sequence TTGAGCTTCTTCATTAAAGAAATATTCTACACTCTCCAGGGAGAAGGACACCACTCAGGACGCCCTGCCGTGTTATGCAGATTCTCCAACTGTAATCTCTGGTCCGGCAAAGAAAAAGATCGCCAAACAGCAATTTGTAAATTTTGCGATACTGATTTTCTTGGGACTGATGGCCCAGGCGGTGGATATTATACTGCAGAAGAAGAAGTAATCGCTACAATCAATTCCATGGTCGGATCCTGCCTCACTCCAAAACCCTATATTGTCTTCACTGGAGGAGAGCCAGCCCTCCAATTGACCAACAAAATGATTTTGGAAGCAAAAGCAAATGGATATGAAACAGCCATAGAAACAAATGGAACAACAGACATACCCAATGGAATTGACTGGATCACGGTAAGTCCAAAGGCAGGGACAAGACTTGTTGTGACGTCTGGCAATGAACTCAAACTCGTATGGCCACAACCCGGTATATCAATTCACCATTTTGAGCAATACAGCTTTGATCATTATTATTTGCAACCGAAGGACGGGCTAACCGCCAAAGAATCAACTCGAGAAGTGATCGACTTCTGCTTACGGAATCCGCTTTGGAAACTCAGCATTCAAACTCACAAATACATTGGTATACGATAG
- a CDS encoding PfkB family carbohydrate kinase: protein MITIFGGVYTERCLVPPWHQIYGSGGRAAAALSKLSDNVRLCTYLAAKDMIAFKSVAAVYRFHFEVVEVDTGIAFDYFHGLSVPHIAPAPSKIVQQPPIIGEAECALRFGFMEGDAIVKGGRVVYDPQSASSPQPYRDNGSEADVLAYVLNKHEGSLFCGSRNPTEICKYLHKEHQADVVVLKMGPRGALISDGGKLMLVPCLETDNVWPLGSGDVFAAIFSHYWAEKNESAEIAAMQASKATAYYCNTSTLPIPFDIDKFIDSDCIPESYVSREGEAPLQVYLAGPFFNVAERWLIEEVRNELQRSGLKVFSPLHDVGPGKADDVAVKDLKGVDDSQLMFAILNGLDPGTVYEIGYARAKGIPVIVLSQNEKEEDLKMIEGSGCFVENDLVKAIYKTMWVANKL, encoded by the coding sequence ATGATCACAATATTTGGTGGTGTTTACACTGAAAGGTGTCTTGTGCCTCCTTGGCATCAGATTTATGGGTCAGGTGGTAGGGCTGCCGCAGCGTTATCTAAACTTTCGGATAACGTGAGGCTTTGTACATATCTTGCCGCTAAAGATATGATCGCTTTTAAGTCCGTGGCCGCAGTGTACCGTTTTCACTTTGAAGTCGTCGAAGTTGATACTGGTATAGCGTTTGATTATTTTCATGGCTTATCTGTCCCGCACATAGCACCTGCTCCATCCAAGATAGTTCAGCAGCCTCCAATTATTGGTGAGGCTGAATGTGCTTTGCGATTTGGCTTTATGGAGGGTGATGCCATCGTCAAAGGGGGCAGAGTGGTTTATGATCCGCAGTCTGCTTCATCTCCGCAGCCCTATCGGGACAACGGATCCGAGGCTGATGTTTTGGCCTATGTGTTAAACAAGCATGAAGGTAGTTTGTTTTGTGGGAGTCGCAATCCCACAGAAATTTGCAAATATTTACATAAAGAGCACCAGGCTGATGTGGTTGTGTTGAAGATGGGCCCGCGAGGAGCCCTGATTAGTGATGGTGGGAAGCTTATGCTGGTTCCCTGTCTTGAAACGGACAATGTCTGGCCGTTGGGATCCGGGGATGTCTTTGCGGCCATCTTTTCTCATTATTGGGCCGAAAAAAACGAATCTGCCGAGATTGCCGCGATGCAAGCATCAAAGGCTACAGCATATTATTGTAATACCTCTACGTTGCCGATTCCTTTTGATATCGACAAGTTTATTGATTCGGATTGTATCCCGGAGAGCTATGTGAGCAGAGAGGGTGAGGCCCCATTACAGGTTTACTTGGCAGGGCCTTTTTTTAATGTCGCCGAAAGATGGTTGATCGAAGAAGTGCGAAACGAGCTGCAGAGGAGTGGATTGAAGGTGTTCTCACCCTTGCACGATGTGGGACCGGGGAAAGCTGACGACGTTGCTGTAAAAGACCTTAAAGGGGTGGATGATAGCCAGTTAATGTTTGCAATACTAAATGGTCTTGATCCTGGAACTGTCTATGAGATTGGCTATGCAAGGGCCAAAGGGATTCCGGTGATTGTGCTCAGTCAGAACGAAAAGGAAGAAGATTTAAAAATGATTGAAGGCTCAGGCTGTTTTGTTGAAAATGATCTAGTTAAGGCAATATACAAAACGATGTGGGTTGCAAATAAGTTATGA
- a CDS encoding 7-cyano-7-deazaguanine synthase: protein MSLGLLLSGGMDSISIAYWKKPDVALTLDYGQRSASTEVRTAAKICKELSISHEVIKVDCSKLGSGDLAGTPQDLNAPSSEWWPYRNQMLITLAAMRGIALGVDELMIGSVKSDDSHVDGRPEFIEAMDRVMGMQEGGMRIVAPAIGMTTPELVKVSGITPDILCWAHSCHTGNHACGVCRGCNKHRETMIAIGYGNY, encoded by the coding sequence ATGAGTCTGGGATTGCTGCTATCTGGTGGGATGGATTCGATTTCCATCGCATACTGGAAAAAGCCGGATGTTGCGTTGACACTTGATTATGGTCAGCGAAGTGCTTCGACGGAGGTTAGGACTGCTGCAAAGATCTGCAAAGAACTGTCCATTTCACATGAGGTGATTAAGGTAGATTGCAGCAAACTTGGATCGGGAGATTTGGCAGGAACCCCTCAGGATTTAAATGCACCGTCTAGTGAATGGTGGCCTTACCGTAATCAAATGTTGATCACTTTGGCTGCCATGCGTGGTATCGCTCTTGGTGTCGATGAGTTGATGATTGGGTCGGTTAAATCAGATGACAGCCATGTCGATGGACGACCAGAGTTTATTGAAGCCATGGATCGAGTTATGGGAATGCAGGAGGGGGGGATGCGTATAGTCGCTCCCGCGATTGGGATGACAACCCCAGAGCTTGTCAAGGTTTCGGGCATCACCCCAGACATATTGTGCTGGGCCCATTCTTGCCACACCGGGAATCATGCTTGTGGGGTTTGTAGAGGGTGCAACAAACACCGGGAAACGATGATCGCCATTGGCTACGGAAACTACTGA
- a CDS encoding DUF6471 domain-containing protein: protein MEIEALRIVKSELARRGVSHKALAGMLTEAGYSETISGIRGKMHRGTFSFAWVLQCCEVLQIDVLVLTQPSMQPKRAGDEI from the coding sequence ATGGAAATAGAAGCCTTGCGTATTGTAAAATCAGAATTGGCGCGCCGAGGGGTTAGCCACAAAGCGCTGGCGGGGATGCTAACTGAGGCAGGCTATTCAGAGACCATCAGCGGAATAAGAGGCAAAATGCACCGAGGCACATTCTCTTTCGCATGGGTGCTTCAATGCTGTGAAGTCTTACAAATCGACGTGCTCGTGCTCACGCAACCGTCAATGCAGCCTAAAAGGGCAGGAGATGAGATATGA
- a CDS encoding AbiV family abortive infection protein, producing the protein MDTENKQKNNMLDVTMKALCSEVNTKSLAKESGFDECEIIKWKDKAKDALSKIFMPPMKIQPFDSIIEKNLLRSCSVVYDNGVALLDDASFLYDNMRYARAVSLAILAEEEFSKALILKIAVLNKRWDAELYSPLRSHGYKQAISRGVGEVAVDLVRHMRQAMRSFLPIQPFPLNERVEQVKSDVSKKYISNGTLDKLKQDAQFVFIGKTGVANRTPSSISAKEAADAINETIRFKAWVDALFGNIDDDHPLLRAETLLVQQPGVTTIKYKAGLDFRMSIFESQDFPVRREENPYEILTSWKGWEPESFDKEQKKLFCLFLEKYDGIKQMEKQLLDLGLKSSKILDACKKIISEYNS; encoded by the coding sequence ATGGATACAGAGAATAAACAAAAAAATAATATGTTAGACGTAACAATGAAAGCTCTTTGTTCTGAGGTGAATACTAAAAGTTTGGCAAAGGAGAGCGGCTTCGATGAGTGTGAAATCATTAAATGGAAAGACAAAGCTAAGGATGCTCTCTCGAAAATTTTTATGCCACCAATGAAAATACAACCGTTTGATTCAATTATTGAAAAAAACCTATTGCGTAGTTGTTCTGTCGTTTACGACAACGGCGTGGCGCTTTTGGATGATGCAAGTTTTTTGTACGACAATATGAGGTACGCTCGGGCTGTCTCACTTGCCATATTAGCTGAAGAAGAATTTTCCAAGGCGTTGATTCTAAAGATTGCAGTTTTAAATAAGCGTTGGGATGCTGAATTGTATTCCCCATTGAGATCACATGGGTACAAACAAGCTATTTCTCGTGGTGTGGGAGAGGTTGCAGTTGATCTTGTGAGACACATGCGTCAAGCAATGCGTTCATTTCTACCTATTCAACCTTTTCCACTTAATGAGAGAGTGGAACAAGTTAAAAGTGATGTGTCTAAGAAGTATATTAGCAATGGGACGCTCGATAAGCTCAAGCAAGATGCTCAGTTTGTTTTTATTGGTAAGACAGGAGTCGCAAATAGAACTCCTTCATCTATTTCAGCAAAAGAGGCGGCAGATGCAATAAATGAAACAATTCGTTTCAAGGCATGGGTAGATGCATTGTTCGGTAATATTGACGATGATCATCCTTTGCTTAGGGCCGAGACTTTATTGGTGCAACAGCCAGGAGTGACTACAATCAAATATAAGGCAGGGTTGGATTTCCGTATGTCTATTTTTGAGTCTCAAGATTTTCCTGTGAGGCGTGAAGAAAACCCGTATGAGATACTTACTAGCTGGAAAGGGTGGGAGCCTGAGTCGTTCGATAAAGAGCAAAAAAAATTATTTTGCTTATTCCTTGAAAAGTACGACGGGATCAAACAGATGGAAAAACAACTTCTTGATCTGGGCTTAAAGTCTTCGAAGATTCTTGATGCCTGCAAGAAAATTATATCTGAGTATAACTCTTAG
- a CDS encoding DUF6933 domain-containing protein: MPYIGCTQKLLTEIKPAQILEPTSQRGLQGWHGNIFRFFRRKSVLLVNDETRFAVFMSGLVRKVFIDFGHVFNSIQLHHEY, from the coding sequence ATGCCTTACATCGGATGTACTCAAAAGCTTTTAACTGAGATCAAGCCAGCACAAATTCTAGAGCCTACCAGCCAACGTGGGCTACAAGGCTGGCATGGGAACATCTTCAGATTCTTCCGTAGAAAATCCGTTTTGTTGGTCAACGATGAAACTCGGTTTGCCGTATTTATGTCCGGATTGGTCAGGAAGGTCTTCATTGATTTCGGCCATGTGTTCAATTCTATCCAGCTCCACCATGAATATTAA